The following are from one region of the Ignavibacteriota bacterium genome:
- a CDS encoding spore maturation protein — protein sequence MKEITNSVISYAGTAVTIALGLIGIMALWLGIMKIADDAGLIKIIANTMRPITKKLFPEIPSEHPAMSSMIMNISANMLGLGNAATPFGLKAMEEMESINPNKGTASNSMVTFLAINTAGFTLIPATAIAVRAASGSSNPAIIIGTTIFGALCATIAGVTAAKIFEKFYLKSWNFGLWMKKNLKFLFSVLIFIVAVIILSMTGILYEAGKLFSFISADSFKNIIQLISNLAIPVIIVTFVLYGFIRKVKVYESFVEGAKEGFNIAVKIIPYLVAMLIAIGIFRAGGAMNVLITILTPLTNLIGMPAEALPMALMRPLSGSGSLGIMSENLAVYGPDSFIGILVSTFYGSTETTFYVLALYFGAVNIKATRHAVPVGLIADVAGILGALFIVKLLFG from the coding sequence ATGAAAGAAATTACAAACTCAGTTATTAGTTATGCAGGCACAGCAGTTACCATCGCTCTTGGTTTAATTGGAATTATGGCGCTCTGGCTTGGAATTATGAAGATTGCAGATGATGCGGGCTTAATTAAAATTATTGCCAATACAATGAGACCAATAACAAAAAAATTATTTCCTGAAATTCCATCTGAACATCCGGCGATGAGTTCAATGATAATGAATATTTCTGCAAATATGCTGGGTCTTGGAAATGCTGCTACTCCATTTGGATTGAAGGCAATGGAAGAAATGGAAAGCATTAATCCAAATAAAGGTACGGCATCAAACTCAATGGTAACTTTTCTTGCTATCAATACAGCAGGCTTTACTCTGATTCCGGCAACTGCAATAGCTGTACGTGCTGCTTCAGGAAGTTCTAATCCCGCAATTATTATAGGCACGACAATATTCGGCGCACTATGTGCAACAATTGCAGGAGTGACCGCAGCAAAAATATTTGAGAAATTTTATCTGAAGTCCTGGAATTTTGGATTATGGATGAAGAAGAATCTGAAATTTTTATTTTCAGTTTTGATATTTATTGTTGCAGTAATCATTTTATCAATGACCGGAATACTGTATGAAGCAGGAAAGTTATTTTCATTCATTTCGGCTGATTCATTCAAAAATATTATTCAACTGATCTCAAACCTTGCAATCCCTGTGATCATTGTAACTTTTGTCTTATATGGTTTTATAAGAAAAGTAAAAGTATATGAAAGTTTTGTCGAAGGAGCAAAAGAAGGATTTAATATTGCTGTGAAAATAATTCCTTACCTGGTTGCGATGTTGATCGCAATTGGAATCTTTCGTGCTGGTGGTGCTATGAACGTTTTGATAACGATACTTACACCGTTGACAAATTTAATTGGTATGCCGGCTGAAGCATTACCTATGGCTTTAATGCGACCACTTTCAGGAAGTGGTTCATTGGGAATTATGTCTGAGAATCTCGCAGTTTATGGCCCCGATTCATTCATCGGAATTTTAGTATCAACCTTTTATGGAAGTACTGAAACTACTTTCTACGTTTTGGCGTTGTACTTTGGTGCAGTAAATATAAAAGCCACAAGACATGCCGTGCCCGTTGGCTTAATAGCGGATGTGGCAGGAATTCTTGGAGCTTTATTTATTGTCAAATTACTTTTTGGATAA
- a CDS encoding UvrD-helicase domain-containing protein, translated as MNNLTPHQSKALNIDRSVSLTANAGSGKTFVLSQRFIEILLATDTQLNQIAAITFTEKAAGELFKRISDELYKASLVISDKSQAEKIDRLRKQIVSAKISTIHSFCTDLLREYPVEASIDANFIPINEQKASELIDLSIEHTLNDLLRDDNPISDAKELIRLLGSRSKLVAELAELIKKRKKVLFLTESFYSVSEVETVNRLSELFGSNFKILFNDKIPVILNQIAHINSLVLENKKNNERASDVSNILREYKLNDSTAENIKTLKRIQDIVLTSGGTVRVQGYLSAKIKDELTEELNDIENFFNDLDEIALSDNYQEINKVLARYSYALVRTFQNVNTEYERKKNESGYLDFEDILLKTKKLFDDVSVRQSISKKYKYLLVDEYQDTNEIQYEIFLPVVDDLKSGNLFIVGDEKQSIYRFRDAELQVFSRTKADIQKVDGDESALTLPDSFRMAPNLCFFINYLFSELFKNPNLFFNEVSASALVSARNEKYPGTVEFIISDEENESEAELVAKRILKLRRENSDRLNSWNKIAVLVRKRSSFVELQKSFIKFQIPFNVIGGTGFYQKQSISDIYNYFSFLMNDKNDSALVGILRSPFFMVSDSEIFKLSLAEGSSYWEKLEATANSGDSSWLKIYNLLSNYKSLAKRMSIPLLLRKILSESDFISILSSRIDGQQELSNLNKLISLTSDFFTSEFNTLYDYVTFLNEAISGIIDEAQAQLKAGSNGVNILTIHQAKGLEFKAVFLFNCSESSLMNKVKARSFVADKDLGLLTKVPIGDNFFGEYQSAPVAGIYNLIESKKEIAELKRLLYVALTRAEDFLFISMMNEEKSTRKQTFAALINQGLRQDFNQDFITLEGELSYLKKDNGSFSTKAEAIKIEIPITRTLENYEDASESNSNHSDDKKIILTKIADNSKGEVISATRFSTFSQCPLKYNFIYNYKLGELFRHSSIQKNFFGTKESDDYNRSELNSYLFDDETVREEFSRVKGQFIHYVLRKNINIDQLDYFVDQKFRNIFNQEITEPLVKNIQTELRDFYLSSQYKFLNSFPNIHNEYEVYLKQEDYYLFGILDKLIIDDEKILIVDFKTDSIDADEIQSKAKKYLPQLKFYAYIISRLFNKKKNIECRVIFTKHPEQPFKFEYDNQSDDEMKSGITKMIRSIRMNEYTANLDECSYCIFSDNHSNCIKKNPKFNLFSTDQ; from the coding sequence ATGAACAATTTAACTCCACATCAGAGTAAAGCACTTAATATTGATCGTTCAGTATCTCTGACTGCAAATGCCGGATCCGGGAAAACTTTTGTCCTCTCTCAGCGTTTTATAGAAATCCTCCTTGCAACAGATACACAACTTAACCAGATCGCTGCAATTACTTTTACTGAAAAAGCTGCCGGTGAACTTTTTAAAAGAATTTCAGATGAACTGTATAAAGCTTCTTTGGTAATCAGTGATAAATCACAAGCTGAAAAGATTGACAGATTAAGAAAACAAATTGTATCGGCTAAAATCTCTACGATACATTCATTTTGTACGGATTTATTAAGAGAATATCCGGTAGAAGCATCAATTGATGCAAACTTTATCCCGATCAATGAACAGAAAGCTTCTGAACTGATCGATCTCTCAATTGAACATACACTTAATGATTTGTTGAGAGATGACAATCCCATATCCGATGCGAAAGAACTTATCCGACTTTTAGGTTCAAGATCTAAACTGGTCGCTGAACTTGCTGAGCTTATCAAAAAACGAAAAAAAGTATTGTTTCTAACGGAAAGTTTTTATTCGGTATCTGAAGTTGAAACAGTAAATCGTTTATCTGAATTATTTGGATCTAATTTTAAAATATTATTCAATGATAAAATCCCCGTCATTTTAAATCAGATCGCTCATATAAATAGTTTAGTTCTTGAGAACAAAAAAAATAATGAACGGGCGTCAGATGTTAGTAATATTCTGCGAGAGTATAAGTTAAATGACAGCACCGCAGAAAATATTAAAACTTTAAAACGGATTCAGGATATTGTTTTAACATCCGGAGGCACAGTTCGTGTACAAGGTTATCTTTCTGCAAAAATCAAAGATGAATTGACAGAAGAATTAAACGATATTGAAAATTTCTTCAACGATCTGGATGAAATTGCATTATCTGATAATTATCAGGAAATAAATAAAGTGCTCGCTCGTTATAGTTACGCTCTTGTAAGAACTTTTCAGAATGTTAATACTGAATATGAAAGAAAGAAGAATGAATCCGGATATCTTGATTTTGAAGATATTCTGTTGAAAACTAAAAAATTATTTGATGATGTGTCTGTACGACAATCAATTTCAAAAAAATATAAATACTTGTTAGTAGATGAATATCAGGACACAAATGAAATTCAGTATGAAATATTTTTACCGGTAGTTGATGATCTAAAGAGTGGCAATCTTTTTATTGTTGGAGATGAAAAGCAAAGCATTTATAGATTCAGGGATGCTGAATTGCAGGTATTTTCCAGAACAAAAGCTGATATTCAAAAAGTCGATGGTGATGAATCCGCTTTAACTCTTCCTGACAGTTTCAGGATGGCTCCTAACTTGTGTTTTTTTATTAATTATCTATTCAGTGAATTATTTAAGAATCCGAATTTATTTTTTAATGAAGTCTCTGCATCTGCTCTTGTCTCAGCACGTAATGAAAAATATCCGGGAACTGTTGAATTCATCATCTCCGATGAAGAAAATGAAAGTGAAGCAGAACTTGTAGCCAAACGAATTTTAAAACTTAGAAGAGAGAATAGTGATAGATTAAATAGCTGGAACAAAATTGCTGTGTTGGTTCGTAAGCGTTCCTCATTTGTTGAATTGCAGAAGTCGTTCATTAAGTTTCAAATCCCATTCAATGTAATTGGCGGTACTGGCTTCTATCAAAAGCAGAGTATAAGTGATATTTATAATTATTTCTCATTCCTGATGAATGATAAAAATGATTCAGCATTAGTGGGAATTTTAAGATCTCCGTTTTTCATGGTTTCTGATTCTGAAATATTTAAATTGTCATTGGCTGAAGGCAGTTCATACTGGGAAAAGCTGGAAGCAACTGCGAATTCTGGTGATAGCAGCTGGTTAAAAATTTATAATTTGCTTAGCAACTACAAATCACTTGCAAAAAGAATGAGTATCCCATTATTGCTTCGTAAAATTTTAAGTGAATCGGATTTTATATCGATTCTCTCATCCCGTATTGATGGTCAGCAGGAATTATCCAACCTGAATAAGCTAATTTCATTAACCAGCGATTTTTTTACGAGCGAATTCAATACTCTTTATGATTATGTGACATTTCTCAATGAAGCGATTTCAGGGATAATTGATGAAGCTCAGGCTCAGTTGAAAGCTGGAAGCAATGGTGTGAATATTCTAACCATCCATCAGGCTAAAGGGCTGGAATTTAAAGCAGTGTTCTTGTTCAATTGTAGTGAATCATCATTGATGAATAAAGTTAAAGCCAGATCATTTGTTGCAGATAAAGATTTAGGATTACTTACAAAAGTTCCCATCGGTGATAATTTCTTCGGAGAGTATCAATCGGCACCTGTAGCTGGAATTTATAATCTTATAGAATCTAAAAAAGAAATTGCAGAGCTAAAACGTCTGCTTTATGTTGCTCTTACCAGAGCAGAAGATTTTCTATTTATTTCAATGATGAATGAAGAAAAATCAACTCGTAAACAAACATTTGCAGCATTGATAAACCAGGGTTTACGGCAGGATTTTAATCAGGATTTCATAACCTTAGAAGGAGAACTATCTTATCTTAAAAAAGATAACGGAAGTTTTTCTACAAAAGCTGAAGCAATTAAAATTGAAATACCAATAACAAGAACACTTGAAAATTATGAAGACGCATCCGAATCAAATTCAAATCATTCAGATGATAAAAAAATCATTCTCACAAAAATTGCAGATAATTCAAAAGGTGAAGTTATATCAGCAACAAGGTTTTCAACATTTTCACAATGTCCATTGAAGTACAATTTTATTTATAATTATAAACTTGGTGAGTTGTTCCGGCATTCCTCAATACAGAAGAATTTTTTCGGCACAAAAGAATCAGATGATTATAATAGAAGCGAATTAAACTCATATCTATTTGATGATGAAACTGTAAGAGAAGAATTTTCAAGAGTCAAAGGTCAATTCATTCATTACGTTCTAAGAAAAAATATAAATATTGATCAGCTTGATTATTTTGTTGATCAAAAGTTCAGGAATATTTTTAATCAGGAAATTACTGAACCGTTAGTAAAGAATATACAAACTGAATTGAGAGATTTTTATTTATCATCTCAGTATAAATTCCTAAACTCCTTCCCGAATATTCATAACGAATATGAAGTTTATCTAAAGCAGGAAGACTATTATCTGTTTGGAATCCTTGATAAACTAATAATTGATGATGAAAAAATCTTAATCGTTGATTTTAAAACTGACAGCATCGATGCAGACGAAATTCAATCGAAAGCTAAAAAGTATTTACCTCAACTAAAATTTTATGCGTATATTATTTCAAGGCTTTTTAATAAAAAAAAGAATATCGAATGCAGAGTAATCTTCACAAAACATCCGGAACAGCCGTTCAAATTTGAATATGATAATCAATCTGATGACGAAATGAAATCTGGTATCACAAAAATGATTCGATCAATCAGGATGAATGAATATACTGCGAATTTGGATGAATGTTCATACTGTATCTTTTCAGATAATCATTCAAATTGTATAAAGAAGAATCCAAAGTTTAATTTATTCAGCACAGATCAGTAA
- a CDS encoding D-glycerate dehydrogenase: protein MKVFITRKIPEIAFKLLKRNKIPFDYYKSDEPIPRELLLRKVKNCEGVISLLTEKIDKEVIDSMPECRIIANYAVGYNNIDIDYAKKKKIIVTNTPDVLTDSTADLTMALILACARRLSEGEKMLMSGNYKGWKPELLLGMELKDKIFGIIGAGRIGSAVARRAKSFGTKIIYVDNNRNLILEKETGAKKVQLKFLLKNSDILSLHLPLNEKTFHFLNQAKLNQLKQKSIIINTTRGEIIDESALIKLLKRNKLFAVGLDVFENEPEINPELLKFSNVLIIPHLGSATHEARNGISELAAQNIINVIKGKPPITPVFNYKLV from the coding sequence ATGAAAGTATTCATCACACGGAAAATCCCTGAAATTGCTTTTAAACTTTTAAAGCGAAATAAAATACCGTTTGATTATTACAAAAGTGACGAACCCATTCCCAGAGAGCTGCTTCTCAGAAAAGTAAAAAACTGTGAAGGTGTGATTTCACTTCTCACCGAAAAAATTGATAAAGAAGTTATTGACAGTATGCCTGAGTGCAGGATAATTGCTAACTATGCTGTCGGGTATAATAATATTGATATTGATTATGCAAAGAAGAAAAAAATTATCGTTACAAATACTCCTGATGTACTTACTGATTCAACTGCTGATCTTACAATGGCGTTAATTCTTGCGTGTGCCAGAAGATTAAGTGAAGGTGAAAAGATGTTAATGTCAGGTAATTACAAAGGATGGAAACCTGAGTTGCTTCTCGGAATGGAATTAAAAGATAAAATATTTGGAATTATCGGTGCAGGACGAATTGGCAGTGCGGTTGCAAGACGAGCTAAATCCTTCGGAACTAAAATTATATATGTTGATAATAACAGAAATTTAATACTTGAGAAAGAAACGGGAGCTAAAAAGGTTCAATTAAAATTTTTGTTAAAGAATTCTGATATACTCTCATTACATTTGCCATTAAACGAAAAAACCTTTCATTTCTTAAATCAGGCTAAATTAAATCAGCTTAAACAAAAATCAATAATAATCAATACTACACGTGGAGAAATAATTGACGAAAGCGCACTTATCAAATTGTTAAAACGGAATAAGTTATTTGCCGTCGGGCTTGATGTTTTTGAAAATGAACCTGAAATAAATCCTGAATTGCTCAAATTTTCCAATGTCCTGATAATTCCGCATCTTGGCAGTGCTACACACGAAGCAAGGAATGGAATTTCGGAACTTGCAGCACAAAATATTATAAATGTTATAAAGGGAAAACCACCGATTACGCCTGTTTTCAATTATAAATTAGTGTAA
- a CDS encoding alanine dehydrogenase — MRIGIPTETRWEEKRIPLTPAGVDSLKRTGHTIYIQSGAGDASHFTDQEYRDVGATIVYNREEVFGRSEMLLKVAPITDEESELMVDNQILFSFLLLTMGKKNYIERLLTKKITAIGFELIEKDARLPILHSMSEIAGPLSIQVAERYLESFTKSGRGILLGGITGVAPAAVVILGAGVVGFSAAKAALGRGAQVIVIDKDLSRLRQMEAEFHRGITTVMANPYTISRGVKFADVLIGAVLIKGEKAPNLVTEQMVKEMKKGAVIVDVSIDQGGCVETSRITAISDPVYTLHNVIHYCVPNMPSLVARTASYGLNNSVLDYVHDIADNGLTNALMGDDGLAKGVCTYNGYCTNESIAESFEVVYKKLHIFSTN, encoded by the coding sequence ATGAGAATTGGGATACCAACCGAAACTCGCTGGGAAGAAAAACGAATTCCACTTACCCCAGCCGGAGTTGATTCACTTAAAAGAACAGGTCATACAATATATATCCAGAGCGGTGCTGGAGACGCAAGTCATTTTACTGATCAGGAGTATCGCGATGTTGGAGCTACAATAGTTTATAACAGAGAAGAAGTTTTTGGTCGATCTGAAATGCTGCTAAAAGTTGCACCAATTACAGATGAAGAATCTGAATTAATGGTTGATAATCAGATTTTATTTTCATTTCTGCTCCTTACAATGGGGAAGAAAAATTATATAGAAAGACTGCTCACAAAAAAAATAACTGCAATCGGATTTGAGCTTATAGAAAAAGATGCTCGATTGCCGATTCTTCATTCAATGAGCGAGATCGCAGGTCCATTATCCATACAAGTTGCTGAACGCTATCTTGAGAGTTTTACTAAAAGCGGTCGTGGAATTTTGTTAGGTGGAATTACTGGTGTTGCTCCAGCTGCCGTCGTAATTTTGGGTGCAGGAGTTGTAGGATTTAGTGCCGCAAAAGCTGCACTTGGGCGAGGTGCGCAAGTTATTGTAATTGACAAAGATTTGTCACGTTTGAGACAAATGGAAGCTGAGTTTCATCGCGGTATCACTACTGTAATGGCAAATCCTTATACCATTTCCCGTGGTGTGAAATTTGCCGATGTACTAATTGGTGCAGTTCTGATTAAGGGAGAAAAAGCACCAAATCTGGTTACTGAACAAATGGTCAAAGAAATGAAAAAAGGTGCCGTAATAGTTGATGTATCTATTGATCAAGGTGGTTGCGTGGAAACAAGCAGGATAACGGCGATTTCAGATCCGGTTTATACTTTGCATAATGTAATTCATTATTGTGTCCCGAATATGCCATCACTGGTTGCAAGAACAGCTAGTTATGGACTTAACAATTCTGTTCTAGATTATGTTCATGATATTGCGGATAATGGTCTCACAAATGCTTTAATGGGTGATGATGGCTTGGCAAAAGGAGTATGTACGTATAATGGTTATTGCACAAATGAATCAATTGCTGAATCATTTGAAGTGGTTTATAAGAAACTCCATATATTTTCAACTAACTAA
- a CDS encoding acetyl-CoA hydrolase/transferase family protein, whose translation MLTVEEIRKKNLPANLYNIYSRKVTSSDEAVKKIKSGDNIVVQPGCAVPLELIRAMVRRKDELENVTIYHILIVGELPYVNPGMEKHFKHKAFFVGANVRKSVQEGRSEFIPIFLSEVPLLFKRNIIPVEIALLNVSPPDEHGFCSYGVDVGTIKSAAERAKIVIAQINPEMPRSLGDSFIHINKIHHIVEHSEPIQELPQVDPNTTEEMLQIYDAIGKNTAELIEDGSTLQMGIGAIPDSVMKYLHTRKNLGIHTEMFSDGIIRLVEEGIINGEAKSIHPGKIIAGFVLGTKKVFNFINNNPIIEFHPQEYVNDPFVIAQNKKMVAINSAIEIDITGQVCSDSIGTKIFSGIGGQVDFIRGAAHSEGGKPVIALPSITKDGKVSRIVPQLNPGAGVVTSRGDVHYVITEYGIAHLFGKTLKERARELIKIAHPKFRDELTNYARETRHI comes from the coding sequence ATGTTGACAGTTGAAGAAATAAGAAAAAAGAATTTACCTGCTAATCTTTACAATATTTATAGTAGGAAAGTAACTTCGTCAGATGAAGCAGTAAAGAAAATTAAATCGGGTGATAATATTGTAGTTCAGCCCGGATGCGCAGTTCCGTTAGAACTTATTCGAGCGATGGTAAGACGGAAAGATGAACTCGAAAATGTTACTATATATCATATTCTGATTGTTGGTGAACTTCCGTACGTTAATCCTGGAATGGAGAAGCACTTTAAACACAAAGCATTTTTTGTTGGAGCCAACGTTCGCAAATCTGTTCAGGAAGGTAGATCTGAATTTATACCGATATTCTTATCAGAAGTACCCCTTCTTTTCAAAAGAAATATTATTCCTGTTGAAATAGCATTGCTTAATGTTTCACCGCCGGATGAACATGGATTCTGCAGTTATGGAGTAGATGTTGGAACGATTAAATCTGCTGCGGAAAGAGCTAAAATTGTTATTGCTCAAATCAATCCTGAAATGCCTCGTTCACTTGGTGATAGCTTCATACATATCAATAAAATTCATCATATCGTTGAACATTCAGAACCAATACAGGAATTACCTCAGGTTGATCCAAATACAACTGAAGAGATGCTTCAGATATACGATGCAATCGGAAAAAACACAGCCGAATTAATTGAGGATGGCTCAACTTTACAGATGGGCATTGGTGCAATTCCTGATTCAGTAATGAAATATTTGCATACCAGGAAAAATCTTGGTATCCATACTGAAATGTTTTCGGATGGAATTATTCGGCTTGTTGAAGAAGGGATTATTAATGGTGAAGCAAAGAGTATTCACCCGGGTAAAATAATTGCAGGATTTGTATTGGGAACAAAAAAAGTTTTCAATTTTATTAATAATAACCCAATAATTGAATTTCATCCGCAGGAATATGTAAACGATCCGTTTGTCATCGCACAGAATAAAAAAATGGTGGCTATAAATTCAGCCATTGAAATAGATATAACCGGTCAGGTTTGTTCTGATTCAATCGGTACAAAAATTTTCAGCGGTATCGGCGGTCAGGTTGATTTCATTAGAGGAGCCGCACATTCTGAAGGTGGTAAACCTGTTATTGCATTACCATCAATTACAAAAGATGGAAAAGTTTCCAGAATAGTTCCGCAATTAAATCCTGGTGCTGGTGTCGTAACATCACGCGGCGATGTTCATTATGTAATAACCGAATATGGAATTGCTCATCTGTTTGGAAAAACTTTAAAGGAAAGAGCAAGAGAACTTATCAAGATAGCACATCCGAAGTTCCGCGATGAATTAACAAACTATGCAAGAGAAACAAGACATATCTAA